The Rhodocytophaga rosea genome has a segment encoding these proteins:
- the ybeY gene encoding rRNA maturation RNase YbeY, whose product MLTSNIEFFCEDISFSLPNPTLISEWIIYTIHSECYKFESLTIVFCSDQYLLSINQSFLQHDFFTDIITFDNSDVESVIEGDLFISIDRVSENSKTYNNSFIEELYRVIIHGVLHLLGYNDKASIDKILMKQKENYYLSILKL is encoded by the coding sequence ATGCTTACTTCTAACATTGAATTTTTTTGTGAAGATATTTCATTTTCTCTTCCTAACCCCACGCTTATTTCGGAATGGATAATCTATACTATTCATTCCGAATGCTATAAATTTGAATCTTTAACAATTGTTTTTTGTTCCGATCAATACCTTCTCTCTATTAATCAAAGTTTTCTTCAGCACGATTTTTTTACTGATATAATCACTTTTGATAATTCCGATGTCGAAAGTGTTATAGAAGGTGATTTATTTATCAGCATAGATCGAGTTTCAGAAAATTCTAAAACTTATAATAATTCATTCATTGAAGAGCTTTATCGTGTTATCATCCATGGCGTATTACATTTACTCGGATATAACGACAAAGCCTCCATAGATAAAATTTTAATGAAACAAAAGGAAAATTATTATTTATCTATACTTAAACTCTAA
- a CDS encoding Ig-like domain-containing protein, translated as MKQNAIKFITNILSIFYLYGCASQAVPTGGKKDIEPPNIEASIPKDKSTNFPGKQIEIVFNELVSIENIKQELLITPRPEGNYEYELKKNRLSLTFEKPFQKNTTYTFNFRKSIKDVTEKNIAENAKIVFSTGDIIDSLYIAGKMTDLLTNKPVEEGLILLYKADDTLKITKHAPYYLTKTDKSGNYLLENLKEDTYLIYALSEKNNNQKYDQEKEKIGFLNTPINLTDNIDTLNFTLSIIDTLPPKLLKPRPDAEYYQLEFNEGLSKISIKHASNNNQLYYQIQDPNKVRVYNTINSNDSIPIIVTALDSIGNKLEKEVNIKFNSTANTSGNNNTKEKRKEKLNISIKPSDGEKVEKNFIYNIGFSKPIQKYSLDSVSLLADTLTPIKLNLREDFKWNEYYTELSINKKIVIQKNIRVIIPEGTFYSVEGDTSAKFVTTHDLKDIADYGSISGNVNTTEKKFIVQLIDAESKVMDEQKNIQKYRFDYLAAGKYRIRVIIDSNGNGKWDQGNFNEKRQPESIVFSQEEINLKENWEMVFNEINI; from the coding sequence ATGAAACAAAACGCCATAAAATTTATAACTAATATCCTCTCAATTTTTTATTTATATGGATGCGCAAGTCAGGCCGTTCCTACAGGTGGAAAAAAAGATATCGAACCACCCAATATTGAAGCTTCCATACCGAAAGATAAAAGTACAAATTTTCCAGGCAAACAGATAGAGATAGTTTTCAATGAATTGGTAAGTATTGAAAATATAAAACAAGAACTCTTAATTACACCCAGACCAGAAGGAAATTATGAATATGAACTAAAGAAAAATCGATTAAGCTTAACATTTGAAAAGCCATTTCAAAAAAATACTACCTATACATTCAATTTCAGAAAATCGATTAAAGATGTAACAGAGAAAAATATTGCCGAAAATGCAAAAATTGTATTTAGTACAGGAGATATAATTGATTCATTATACATAGCCGGAAAAATGACTGATTTATTAACAAATAAACCAGTAGAAGAAGGATTAATTTTATTGTATAAAGCAGATGATACATTAAAAATTACAAAGCATGCTCCTTATTATTTAACCAAAACAGATAAGAGTGGAAATTATCTTTTAGAAAATTTAAAAGAGGATACTTATCTTATATATGCTTTATCAGAGAAAAATAACAATCAAAAGTACGATCAGGAAAAAGAAAAAATTGGCTTTTTAAATACTCCTATTAATCTGACAGATAATATAGACACACTGAATTTTACACTAAGCATTATTGATACCCTTCCACCAAAACTGTTAAAACCCAGGCCGGATGCAGAATATTATCAATTAGAATTTAATGAAGGTTTGAGCAAAATATCTATAAAACATGCCTCAAATAACAATCAATTATATTATCAAATACAAGATCCGAATAAAGTAAGAGTATATAATACAATAAACTCAAATGATAGCATTCCTATAATCGTAACAGCCTTAGACTCAATTGGAAATAAACTTGAAAAGGAAGTAAATATTAAATTTAATTCTACAGCAAATACAAGTGGTAATAACAATACCAAAGAAAAAAGAAAGGAAAAATTAAATATATCTATAAAGCCATCTGATGGAGAAAAGGTAGAGAAAAATTTTATTTACAATATAGGGTTTAGTAAACCGATTCAGAAATATAGCCTTGATAGTGTCAGTTTACTGGCCGATACACTTACACCTATAAAATTGAATTTAAGAGAAGATTTTAAATGGAATGAATATTATACAGAGTTAAGTATCAATAAAAAAATTGTAATTCAAAAAAATATTCGGGTTATAATTCCCGAAGGTACGTTTTATAGCGTAGAAGGAGATACAAGCGCTAAGTTTGTTACCACCCATGACTTGAAAGACATAGCGGATTATGGTTCAATAAGCGGAAATGTAAATACAACCGAAAAAAAATTTATCGTACAACTTATAGATGCAGAATCTAAAGTAATGGATGAACAAAAAAATATCCAAAAATATAGGTTTGATTACCTGGCTGCCGGTAAATATAGAATCAGAGTTATTATTGATTCAAATGGAAATGGGAAATGGGACCAGGGAAATTTTAATGAAAAGCGCCAACCTGAGTCAATCGTATTTTCACAAGAAGAAATTAATTTGAAAGAAAATTGGGAAATGGTTTTCAACGAAATTAACATTTAA
- a CDS encoding ATP-binding protein — translation MESINIQIPSLIENIRIIESFIDNVKDLYNIDDDIYGNIMIAVTESVNNAIKHGNKEDKNKNVNLSLHLRENLVKFIIEDQGNGFDFSSPPDPTLPENIDKPGGRGIFLMKNLSDEVHFLNNGRTVELIFYFN, via the coding sequence ATGGAATCTATTAACATTCAAATTCCTTCTTTAATCGAAAATATTAGAATTATTGAAAGCTTTATTGATAACGTGAAAGACCTTTATAATATAGATGACGATATCTATGGCAATATTATGATTGCTGTTACCGAATCTGTAAACAATGCTATTAAGCATGGCAACAAAGAAGATAAAAATAAGAATGTTAATCTCTCTTTACATCTTCGTGAAAATCTCGTTAAGTTTATTATTGAAGATCAAGGTAATGGATTTGATTTCTCTTCTCCTCCTGACCCTACTTTACCTGAAAACATTGACAAACCAGGAGGAAGAGGTATATTTCTTATGAAAAATCTTTCTGATGAAGTTCACTTTCTTAATAATGGGCGTACTGTTGAGCTAATTTTCTATTTTAATTAA
- the mnmG gene encoding tRNA uridine-5-carboxymethylaminomethyl(34) synthesis enzyme MnmG — protein sequence MFKEYDVIVVGAGHAGCEAAAAAANMGSDVLLITMNMQTIAQMSCNPAMGGVAKGQIVREIDALGGQSGIITDKTMIQFRMLNYSKGPAMWSPRAQSDRMKFAEEWRLTLEGIEKLDFWQDMVKNLIIKNKKVIGVKTSIGVNIYSKSVVLTNGTFLNGLIHIGEKNFGGGRTAEKAATGITEQLIELGFESGRMKTGTPPRVDGRSLNYEVMEEQKGDENPSKFSYTNTPKLSKQRSCYITYTNTEVHEILKTGFDKSPMFTGRIQGRGPRYCPSVEDKINRFSDKDRHQIFVEPEGWNTVEIYVNGFSTSLPEDIQYKALKKIPGFEKVKMFRPGYAIEYDYFPPTQLSATLETKQIENLYFAGQINGTTGYEEAACQGLMAGINAHNKVKNKEPLVLKRSEAYIGVLIDDLINKGTEEPYRMFTSRAEYRILLRQDNADVRLTEIGYNIGLASQERLESMKNKKKKVEELIQLIKSTKIQPEEINPYLESISTATIREKTSVYNLLKRPDVDIKIIENQAIIQFSSLNSYEAEIKEQAEISIKYESYIEKEQKNVEKLNELEGLRIHNNFNYDALIAMSKEGREKLKKIKPETIGQASRISGVSPSDISILMVYMGR from the coding sequence ATGTTCAAAGAATATGATGTTATTGTAGTAGGGGCAGGTCATGCCGGTTGTGAAGCTGCAGCAGCAGCTGCAAATATGGGATCAGATGTATTATTGATTACGATGAATATGCAAACTATAGCGCAAATGTCTTGTAATCCGGCAATGGGAGGTGTAGCAAAAGGTCAGATCGTAAGAGAAATTGATGCATTAGGGGGTCAATCAGGAATAATAACGGATAAAACAATGATCCAATTTAGGATGCTAAATTATTCTAAAGGGCCTGCAATGTGGAGTCCAAGAGCACAGAGTGATAGAATGAAATTTGCAGAAGAATGGAGATTGACCTTGGAAGGGATTGAAAAATTAGATTTTTGGCAAGATATGGTTAAAAACTTGATTATTAAAAATAAGAAAGTTATAGGAGTCAAAACATCAATTGGAGTAAATATTTATAGCAAATCTGTAGTGTTAACAAATGGAACATTTCTGAATGGATTAATACATATTGGAGAAAAGAATTTTGGGGGAGGAAGAACAGCAGAAAAAGCAGCAACAGGTATAACTGAACAATTGATTGAATTAGGTTTTGAATCGGGTAGAATGAAAACAGGAACTCCACCAAGAGTAGACGGGAGAAGCTTGAACTATGAAGTTATGGAAGAACAGAAAGGAGACGAAAATCCAAGTAAGTTTTCTTATACAAATACGCCAAAGTTATCAAAACAAAGGAGTTGCTATATAACATATACAAATACTGAAGTACATGAGATTTTAAAAACCGGTTTTGATAAATCACCTATGTTTACAGGACGAATTCAAGGCCGGGGTCCAAGATATTGCCCTTCTGTAGAAGATAAAATAAATAGATTTTCAGATAAAGATAGACATCAAATTTTTGTTGAACCTGAAGGATGGAATACAGTAGAAATATATGTTAATGGTTTTTCTACATCACTACCTGAAGATATTCAATACAAAGCTTTGAAAAAAATCCCCGGTTTTGAAAAAGTAAAAATGTTCAGACCTGGTTATGCCATTGAATACGATTACTTTCCACCTACACAACTGAGTGCAACCTTAGAAACTAAACAAATTGAAAATTTATATTTTGCAGGTCAAATTAACGGAACAACAGGTTATGAAGAAGCGGCTTGTCAAGGTTTAATGGCGGGGATAAATGCTCACAATAAAGTAAAAAACAAAGAGCCTTTAGTTTTAAAAAGGTCGGAAGCGTATATAGGAGTGTTAATAGATGATTTAATAAACAAAGGGACAGAAGAACCTTATCGTATGTTTACTTCAAGAGCAGAGTACAGAATTTTACTTAGGCAAGATAATGCCGATGTACGATTGACAGAGATAGGATACAATATTGGTTTAGCATCACAAGAAAGATTAGAATCCATGAAAAATAAAAAAAAGAAAGTTGAAGAGCTCATTCAGTTAATAAAATCTACGAAAATTCAACCTGAAGAAATAAATCCATACTTAGAAAGTATCAGTACAGCGACAATACGAGAAAAAACTTCAGTATACAATTTATTAAAAAGGCCAGATGTAGATATCAAAATAATAGAAAATCAGGCGATAATTCAGTTTAGTAGTCTAAATAGTTACGAAGCTGAAATAAAGGAACAAGCTGAAATTTCAATTAAATATGAGAGCTATATTGAGAAGGAACAAAAAAATGTTGAAAAGTTGAATGAATTGGAAGGACTAAGAATCCATAATAATTTCAACTATGATGCCTTGATAGCAATGTCAAAGGAGGGAAGAGAAAAATTAAAGAAAATTAAGCCAGAAACCATAGGCCAGGCATCACGAATTAGCGGAGTATCTCCCTCAGACATATCCATACTTATGGTATATATGGGGAGATAA
- a CDS encoding class I SAM-dependent methyltransferase encodes MLEKIEKCPVCNSENYYMDIICKDYVISQEEFQIVKCQSCNFRFTNPRPGQQEIGKYYQSTDYISHQDDNEGVINKLYYIVKQKNLNSKLQLINDLYNKGSVLDIGCGTGSFLEICKKDGWITVGIEPDEKARKKAVQKTQGEVKENIYELPFQKFDIITMWHVLEHVHLLNETIEKIKQLLNENGKLIIAVPNRDSYDAKRFGTYWAAYDVPRHLYHFTQETLMQLMKKHQLKIFKVLPMKYDAYYISLMSLKHKYNQTRFVSAITTGLLSNKWAKKNNNNYSSLTYIFSK; translated from the coding sequence ATGTTAGAAAAAATTGAGAAATGTCCGGTATGTAATTCTGAAAATTATTATATGGACATCATTTGTAAAGATTATGTTATATCGCAAGAAGAATTTCAAATTGTAAAATGTCAAAGCTGCAATTTTAGGTTTACCAACCCTCGTCCCGGACAACAAGAGATTGGCAAATATTACCAATCAACAGATTATATATCTCATCAGGATGATAATGAAGGAGTGATTAATAAATTATATTATATAGTAAAACAGAAGAATTTAAATAGTAAATTACAGTTAATCAATGACTTATATAATAAAGGAAGTGTTTTAGATATAGGTTGCGGTACGGGATCATTTTTAGAAATATGTAAAAAAGATGGCTGGATTACAGTAGGAATTGAGCCAGATGAAAAAGCCAGAAAAAAAGCAGTTCAAAAAACACAAGGTGAGGTAAAAGAAAATATATATGAATTGCCTTTTCAAAAATTTGATATAATTACGATGTGGCATGTATTAGAACATGTACATTTATTAAATGAAACAATAGAAAAAATAAAGCAGTTATTAAATGAAAATGGTAAGCTTATAATTGCCGTTCCAAACAGGGATTCATACGATGCAAAAAGATTTGGAACTTACTGGGCAGCATATGATGTACCAAGACATTTGTATCATTTTACTCAAGAAACTTTGATGCAACTAATGAAAAAACACCAATTGAAGATATTTAAGGTTTTGCCAATGAAATATGATGCATATTATATCAGTTTAATGAGTTTAAAACACAAATATAACCAGACAAGATTCGTATCAGCCATTACAACAGGATTATTATCAAACAAATGGGCAAAGAAAAACAATAATAATTACTCAAGCCTGACCTATATATTCTCCAAATAA